In the genome of Gloeotrichia echinulata CP02, one region contains:
- a CDS encoding site-specific DNA-methyltransferase → MEKLPDAGINLTVTSPPYNIGKEYENPLPLDEYLAWCEKWIAEVYRITSDNGAFWLNLGYLSIKNRAKAIPISYLLWNRVPFYLIQEIVWNYGAGVAGSKFFSPRNEKFLWYVKNSEEYTFNLDDIRDPNVKYPNQKKNGKIKVNALGKNPTDVWEFPKVTSGKNRASKERTPHPAQFPIAVIQRIIKASSHQNEIVLDPFMGSGTTAIVALALQRQVIGFEIRQDYCDLAASRIDQFLKDQQFSIEELSFSASG, encoded by the coding sequence ATGGAAAAGTTGCCAGATGCAGGCATAAATTTAACTGTTACCAGTCCACCGTATAATATCGGCAAAGAATACGAAAATCCATTACCGCTGGATGAATATTTAGCTTGGTGTGAAAAATGGATCGCAGAGGTTTATCGTATTACCTCAGACAACGGAGCTTTTTGGCTGAACTTAGGATATTTGTCAATTAAAAACCGTGCCAAGGCGATACCTATTTCCTATTTGCTCTGGAATCGAGTTCCTTTTTATTTAATTCAAGAAATTGTGTGGAACTATGGTGCGGGTGTGGCGGGTAGCAAATTTTTTTCGCCTCGAAATGAAAAGTTTCTTTGGTATGTCAAAAATTCTGAGGAATATACCTTTAATCTTGATGACATTCGTGATCCAAATGTTAAGTATCCTAATCAGAAAAAAAATGGGAAGATAAAAGTTAATGCTCTCGGTAAAAATCCTACCGATGTTTGGGAGTTTCCCAAAGTTACCTCTGGTAAAAACCGAGCCTCAAAAGAACGCACGCCACACCCAGCCCAGTTTCCCATCGCAGTTATCCAGAGGATAATCAAGGCCTCATCACATCAAAACGAAATTGTGCTTGACCCATTTATGGGTTCAGGTACTACGGCAATTGTAGCTTTAGCTTTACAACGCCAGGTAATTGGTTTTGAAATTCGCCAAGACTACTGTGATTTAGCAGCTAGTCGAATTGATCAATTCCTTAAAGACCAACAATTTAGTATAGAGGAATTATCTTTTTCCGCTTCAGGTTAG
- a CDS encoding (Fe-S)-binding protein: protein MQVSEDSVNDTASLKNLKGFDGSHPPNPKLIDACVHCGFCLATCPSYRVLGKEMDSPRGRIYLMDAINEGEIALNTASVEHFDSCLGCLACVTTCPSGVQYDKLISATRHQVERNYTRSLPDTLVRKLIFSLFPNPDLLRMLLVPLLVYQKLGFPKLIRATGLLNKISPRLAAMESILPQITLQSFKDNLPSVIPALGEKRYRVGVILGCVQRLFFSPINEATVRVLTANGCEVVIPQSQGCCAALPEHQGQTAQAKALARQMIDSFEHTNVDFVIINAAGCGHTLKEYGHILADDPEYRDKAKAFAAKVKDAQEFLVNVGLTTKLSPLTNKPLNLVYQDACHLLHGQKISVQPRQLLRLIPGVKLKEPIDAALCCGSAGVYNMLQPEVAEELGQQKVQNLLNTGAELIASANPGCTLQITKHLQLHGKTISVMHPMELLDYSIRGVKLEV from the coding sequence ATGCAAGTTTCTGAAGATTCTGTTAATGATACGGCAAGTTTGAAGAATTTGAAGGGCTTTGATGGGAGTCATCCACCTAACCCGAAGTTGATTGATGCTTGTGTGCATTGTGGGTTTTGTCTTGCGACTTGTCCGAGTTATCGGGTGTTGGGTAAGGAGATGGATTCACCCAGGGGACGTATCTATTTAATGGATGCGATTAATGAGGGGGAAATTGCCCTAAATACGGCAAGTGTAGAACATTTTGATTCTTGTTTGGGATGTCTGGCTTGTGTGACGACTTGTCCTTCTGGTGTGCAGTATGACAAGTTGATTTCGGCGACTCGTCATCAAGTTGAACGCAATTATACCCGTAGTTTACCGGATACTTTGGTTCGTAAATTGATTTTTTCTCTGTTTCCTAATCCTGACCTTTTAAGAATGTTACTTGTACCTTTGTTGGTTTATCAAAAGTTGGGGTTTCCTAAGTTAATTCGCGCTACGGGATTGCTGAATAAAATATCTCCCCGTTTAGCAGCGATGGAATCTATTTTGCCACAAATTACCCTCCAATCTTTTAAAGATAATTTGCCTAGTGTAATTCCTGCATTGGGTGAAAAGCGTTACCGAGTTGGGGTAATTTTGGGATGTGTACAACGCCTATTTTTCTCACCGATTAATGAGGCGACGGTGCGGGTGTTAACGGCGAATGGTTGTGAGGTGGTCATTCCTCAATCTCAAGGTTGCTGTGCGGCGCTTCCTGAACATCAGGGACAAACAGCACAGGCGAAAGCTTTAGCAAGGCAGATGATTGATAGTTTTGAACATACTAATGTAGATTTCGTGATTATCAATGCTGCTGGTTGTGGTCATACTTTAAAAGAGTATGGTCACATTTTAGCAGATGACCCAGAATATCGCGATAAGGCTAAAGCATTTGCGGCGAAAGTTAAAGATGCTCAAGAGTTTTTGGTAAATGTGGGGTTAACCACTAAACTCTCACCTTTGACTAATAAACCGTTGAATTTAGTTTATCAAGATGCTTGTCATTTATTGCATGGACAAAAGATTAGTGTTCAACCCCGTCAGTTGTTGCGCCTAATTCCTGGTGTGAAGTTAAAAGAACCAATCGATGCGGCTTTGTGTTGTGGAAGTGCGGGTGTTTATAATATGTTGCAACCAGAAGTTGCTGAGGAATTGGGTCAGCAAAAGGTGCAGAATTTGTTGAATACTGGCGCTGAGTTAATTGCTTCTGCTAATCCTGGTTGTACTTTGCAGATTACTAAACATTTGCAATTGCATGGTAAAACAATTTCTGTGATGCATCCGATGGAGTTGTTAGATTATTCGATTCGCGGTGTCAAGTTGGAGGTTTAA
- a CDS encoding PEP-CTERM sorting domain-containing protein, with the protein MKSMISRKSLSLVAFTTSILSASIIGSTSSSAQASVSLNGIFTSTDPVCTDTDVCNGLGTSQFNYGQPVRTPFNNELSFSGNTIDNEQFSTAVFNAGTLTITNGSIAFGSFPTYRDNLDGTTFINLNVSADINGTSSKSGDFLIAYNSTSNIDPTLNSPKNADFVYFPYNPEYGGFYILEGSTREQAIANVGILAQDPPSTLVPKGFQVLSGQTNGFLGALPPGQIDSNGRYRPNSENFTPKPVPEPLTILGSLTAAGFGIVLKRKR; encoded by the coding sequence ATGAAATCAATGATTTCTCGTAAATCTCTTTCTCTAGTGGCGTTCACTACCAGTATTCTTTCTGCATCTATTATTGGTAGTACGTCCTCTTCCGCTCAAGCCTCTGTTTCCTTGAACGGAATTTTTACTTCTACAGATCCTGTTTGTACTGATACTGATGTATGTAATGGATTAGGAACTTCGCAGTTTAACTATGGTCAACCTGTCCGTACACCTTTTAACAATGAACTTTCTTTTTCTGGAAATACAATTGATAATGAGCAATTTTCCACAGCTGTTTTTAATGCGGGAACTTTAACAATCACTAATGGAAGTATTGCATTTGGCAGCTTTCCTACATATAGAGATAATCTAGATGGTACAACTTTTATCAACCTAAATGTCTCTGCCGACATAAATGGAACATCTTCCAAATCGGGAGACTTTTTAATTGCTTATAATTCAACATCAAATATTGACCCGACATTAAATTCTCCAAAAAACGCTGACTTCGTTTACTTCCCGTATAATCCAGAATACGGTGGATTCTACATATTAGAAGGAAGCACTAGAGAGCAGGCTATTGCAAATGTGGGGATTTTGGCTCAAGATCCACCATCAACTCTTGTCCCTAAGGGTTTCCAAGTTTTATCTGGCCAAACTAATGGATTTTTAGGTGCGCTTCCTCCTGGTCAGATAGACTCAAACGGCAGATACAGACCCAATTCTGAGAACTTTACTCCTAAACCTGTGCCTGAACCTTTGACGATTTTAGGCTCGTTGACCGCTGCAGGATTTGGAATTGTGTTGAAAAGAAAGCGTTAG
- a CDS encoding peptidoglycan recognition family protein, with protein sequence MRFSDWATRIMLIFLMFAALILALYVGRITQVQGNIKISNPAVISSNQYPKLEFQSEKTPASKSQNVAKSAVKKSQPVGIYKTTAAFAKYRPQYEVSPIDPSNYGERYTTDINGIPLNNQPIIVLHETSNSASSAINFFRTPHDNENIQASYHTLIKQDGTVVYLIPPDKRAFGAGNSVFDGAYGQETVKTNPNLPPSVNNFAYHVSLETPPDGWGDNHQTSHSGYTSSQYSSLAWLIAQSQVPDQRITTHRAVDRSGQRVDPLSFDFNKFFNLLHSFREVRGINSIKKP encoded by the coding sequence ATGAGATTTAGTGACTGGGCGACTAGAATAATGTTGATTTTTCTGATGTTCGCCGCTCTAATTTTAGCGCTGTATGTCGGACGAATAACACAAGTACAAGGTAATATAAAGATATCGAATCCAGCGGTGATCAGCTCGAATCAATATCCTAAGTTAGAATTCCAATCGGAGAAAACTCCAGCTAGCAAATCGCAAAATGTTGCTAAATCCGCAGTCAAGAAGAGTCAGCCTGTAGGAATATATAAAACTACTGCGGCTTTTGCAAAATACAGACCTCAATATGAAGTTTCTCCCATAGATCCAAGTAATTATGGTGAACGTTATACCACAGATATTAATGGTATACCGCTAAACAATCAACCAATTATCGTACTTCACGAAACTAGTAATTCTGCTTCTAGTGCAATTAATTTTTTTAGAACACCCCATGATAATGAAAATATTCAAGCAAGTTACCACACCTTAATTAAGCAAGACGGTACAGTAGTTTATCTCATTCCGCCAGATAAACGCGCCTTTGGTGCGGGTAATTCGGTTTTTGATGGCGCCTATGGCCAGGAAACTGTCAAAACTAATCCTAATTTACCGCCTTCGGTGAATAATTTTGCCTATCACGTTTCTTTAGAAACACCGCCAGACGGTTGGGGAGATAACCACCAAACAAGCCATAGTGGCTACACGAGTTCTCAATATTCTTCTCTAGCTTGGTTAATCGCTCAAAGTCAAGTTCCAGATCAACGAATTACTACCCACCGCGCAGTAGACCGTTCAGGACAAAGAGTCGATCCCCTAAGTTTTGATTTTAATAAGTTCTTTAATTTACTGCATTCCTTTCGTGAGGTGAGAGGAATTAATAGCATCAAGAAACCATAG
- the ribBA gene encoding bifunctional 3,4-dihydroxy-2-butanone-4-phosphate synthase/GTP cyclohydrolase II: MTALAPQVEENTNGAGSSTQGFVFDSIDSALADLKAGRVIVVVDDENRENEGDLIGAAQFATPDMINFMAVEARGLICLSMTGDRLDELDLPLMVVNITDPNQTAFTVSIDAGPELGVSTGISAEDRARTIQITLNPATKPTDLRRPGHIFPLRAKAGGVLKRAGHTEAAVDLSRLAGLYPAGVICEIQNSDGSMARLSQLFEYARHHDLKIISIADLISYRLQHDRLVYREVVTNLPSEFGQFQIYGYRHTLDNTEHVAIVKGDLATFKDEPVMVRMHSECLTGDGLGSLRCDCRMQLEAALKMIENAGQGVVVYLRQEGRGIGLINKLKAYSLQDMGLDTVEANERLGFPADLRDYGMGAQILMDLGIKNIRLITNNPRKIAGVKGYGLEVVDRVPLLIESNDYNSYYLATKAKKLGHMLLQTYLVTVAIHWEDDPQLITKRYERLEKLRHFAKSHDLLLQEESRPLAIALFDQPSLTVHLGFDQPKVAACDWYKQDGHPYLQAVFQTLDKLATLPYVQKLEFLISTGSDPLSNLQVQLDRQMFSGDILPSTISDRLETQHIYSFSK, encoded by the coding sequence ATGACTGCGTTAGCACCTCAAGTTGAGGAAAATACTAACGGCGCAGGCTCCTCAACCCAAGGCTTTGTCTTTGATTCGATTGATTCTGCTTTAGCAGACTTAAAGGCTGGCCGTGTCATTGTCGTGGTAGATGACGAAAATCGCGAAAATGAAGGCGACTTAATTGGTGCAGCCCAATTTGCGACTCCCGACATGATAAATTTTATGGCGGTGGAAGCCAGAGGGCTGATTTGTTTATCAATGACAGGCGATCGCCTGGATGAGCTAGATTTACCCTTGATGGTGGTCAACATTACAGACCCCAACCAGACTGCTTTCACCGTTAGTATTGACGCAGGTCCTGAATTGGGCGTCAGCACGGGTATCTCAGCAGAAGACCGCGCCCGGACTATCCAAATTACGCTCAACCCAGCAACCAAACCCACAGATTTACGCCGTCCTGGCCATATTTTCCCATTGCGAGCGAAGGCTGGGGGCGTACTCAAACGGGCGGGACATACGGAAGCAGCGGTTGATTTATCGCGACTAGCGGGACTATATCCAGCAGGGGTGATTTGTGAAATTCAAAACTCCGATGGTTCGATGGCACGGTTGTCCCAGTTATTTGAGTATGCTAGACATCACGATCTCAAAATTATTAGTATTGCCGACTTAATCAGTTACCGCCTCCAACATGATCGCCTAGTTTATCGCGAAGTCGTTACTAACCTGCCTAGTGAGTTCGGTCAGTTTCAGATTTACGGATATCGCCACACACTAGATAATACCGAACACGTAGCCATTGTTAAAGGCGACCTAGCCACCTTCAAAGACGAGCCAGTCATGGTGCGGATGCATTCAGAATGCTTGACTGGTGATGGTTTGGGGTCTTTGCGTTGCGATTGTCGAATGCAGCTAGAAGCCGCATTGAAAATGATTGAAAATGCAGGGCAAGGTGTAGTTGTATACCTAAGACAAGAAGGAAGGGGCATTGGCTTAATTAATAAGCTCAAAGCCTACTCGTTGCAGGATATGGGACTGGATACAGTAGAAGCAAATGAGCGCTTGGGATTTCCCGCCGACCTGCGAGATTATGGGATGGGGGCACAAATCCTCATGGACTTGGGGATTAAAAATATCCGCCTGATTACCAATAATCCCCGGAAAATTGCGGGCGTTAAGGGCTATGGTTTGGAAGTAGTCGATCGCGTGCCATTGTTGATTGAGTCCAACGACTACAATTCCTATTATCTAGCGACCAAGGCCAAAAAGCTGGGTCATATGCTGTTACAAACTTATTTGGTAACAGTGGCGATTCATTGGGAAGACGACCCACAATTAATCACAAAACGCTATGAACGCTTAGAGAAACTGCGGCATTTTGCCAAGAGTCATGATTTATTATTACAAGAAGAATCGCGACCGTTAGCGATCGCCCTCTTCGATCAGCCGTCTTTAACCGTACACCTGGGCTTTGATCAACCAAAAGTTGCTGCTTGTGATTGGTATAAACAAGACGGTCATCCTTACTTGCAAGCTGTATTCCAAACACTTGACAAACTGGCAACTTTGCCTTACGTGCAAAAACTAGAATTTCTGATTTCCACTGGTTCCGATCCCTTAAGTAATTTACAAGTACAGTTAGATCGCCAGATGTTTTCTGGTGATATCCTCCCTTCAACAATTAGCGATCGCCTCGAGACTCAGCACATTTATAGCTTTAGCAAGTAG